A single Thermaerobacter sp. FW80 DNA region contains:
- a CDS encoding penicillin-binding transpeptidase domain-containing protein codes for MAVVLGLLAALLVGCSRTPGPDAVLRQYLDAWESQDYAGMYALLDQASRQAVPEQDFTERYRRIEEGIERTGLAAEVRVPDDFRPEGDEVTLAFQVRWETALAGAFTQAYTARLVREDEGWRVHWTPALIFPDLREGDKVRAQSLPARRGSLLDRDGEPLAVDEPARAIGLVPGKMAPDSAERLAEALGIDPQAVQAQLEQPWVEDDLFVPIVTWPASRVAAREDDLLAIPGVLVSSTRETARWYPHGRLAAHTLGYTGPITAEELTEERRQAGYGAHDRIGKQGLERAREDALRGQRGGRIWIERADGTQGPEIARRDPQPGRDLRLTLDLEVQQALERALDGGAGRAGAGQGSGEVGREAAAVVLDPDRGDVLAMASRPAFDPNQLADGITAAEWERLNADPHAPLHHKALAPLPPGSAFKPFTAAVALDAGVIAPDTDFGPSPEAWQKDASWGDYHVRRVPHPPGRVDLLRALVWSDNVYFARVGLALGVERFVQGLGRFGLGEEFPFDLPVPPGQVAGEGGIQGEIQLADSAYGQGQVQVSPLQLAAMYTAFLRDGDVVRPRLVLDEPASAREQGGAAAAQAGDAAQGAPAVWKEGAIRPETARVIREALRRVVADPTGTAHALAATRGWTVAGKTGTAQVGSGERAPRWRWFAGWATPAGSDRVRFLMVFAVRQEGAAEEGTPNPAVTRARAFLEAVPATARDPSDRVTVR; via the coding sequence ATGGCGGTGGTCCTCGGCCTCCTGGCCGCGTTGCTCGTCGGTTGCAGCCGGACGCCGGGGCCCGATGCCGTCCTGCGCCAGTACCTGGACGCCTGGGAGAGCCAGGACTACGCGGGGATGTACGCCCTCCTCGACCAGGCCAGCCGTCAGGCCGTCCCCGAGCAGGACTTCACCGAGCGGTACCGGCGGATCGAGGAGGGGATCGAGCGTACCGGCCTGGCTGCAGAGGTCCGCGTCCCCGACGACTTCCGCCCCGAGGGCGACGAGGTGACCCTCGCCTTCCAGGTCCGCTGGGAGACGGCCCTGGCCGGCGCCTTCACCCAGGCGTACACGGCGCGGCTGGTCCGGGAGGACGAGGGCTGGCGGGTGCACTGGACGCCCGCCTTGATCTTCCCGGACCTGCGGGAGGGCGACAAGGTCCGGGCCCAGAGCCTGCCCGCCCGCCGGGGGAGCCTGCTGGACCGGGACGGGGAGCCCCTGGCCGTGGACGAACCGGCCCGGGCCATCGGGTTGGTACCCGGGAAGATGGCGCCCGACTCCGCGGAGCGGCTGGCGGAGGCGCTCGGGATCGACCCCCAGGCGGTGCAGGCGCAGCTGGAACAGCCCTGGGTCGAGGACGACCTGTTCGTCCCCATCGTGACCTGGCCGGCGTCCCGGGTCGCGGCGCGGGAGGACGACCTCCTGGCCATCCCCGGCGTGCTCGTCAGCTCCACCCGCGAGACCGCCCGCTGGTATCCCCACGGCCGGCTGGCGGCCCACACCCTGGGCTACACGGGCCCCATCACCGCCGAGGAGCTGACGGAAGAACGCCGCCAGGCGGGCTACGGCGCCCACGACCGCATCGGCAAGCAGGGCCTGGAGCGGGCCCGCGAGGACGCGCTGCGGGGCCAGCGGGGCGGTCGCATCTGGATCGAGCGGGCCGACGGCACGCAGGGGCCGGAGATCGCCCGGCGGGATCCGCAACCGGGCCGGGACCTGCGCCTGACCCTGGACCTCGAGGTCCAGCAGGCGCTGGAGCGGGCGCTGGACGGCGGAGCCGGCCGCGCGGGAGCCGGGCAGGGGAGCGGGGAGGTCGGCCGCGAGGCGGCCGCCGTCGTCCTCGACCCGGATCGCGGCGACGTGTTGGCCATGGCCAGCCGTCCGGCCTTCGACCCCAATCAGCTGGCCGACGGGATCACCGCGGCGGAGTGGGAGCGCCTCAACGCGGATCCCCACGCGCCCCTCCATCACAAGGCCCTGGCGCCGCTGCCGCCCGGGTCCGCCTTCAAGCCCTTCACCGCCGCGGTCGCCCTGGATGCGGGGGTCATCGCCCCGGACACCGACTTCGGCCCGAGCCCCGAGGCCTGGCAGAAGGACGCCTCCTGGGGCGACTACCACGTCCGCCGGGTGCCCCACCCGCCGGGTCGGGTCGATCTCCTGCGGGCGCTGGTCTGGTCGGACAACGTCTACTTCGCCCGGGTGGGTCTCGCCCTGGGGGTCGAGCGGTTCGTCCAAGGCCTGGGCCGGTTCGGGCTGGGCGAGGAATTCCCGTTCGACCTGCCGGTGCCGCCCGGCCAGGTGGCCGGGGAGGGCGGCATCCAGGGGGAGATCCAGCTGGCGGACAGCGCCTACGGGCAGGGCCAGGTCCAGGTCAGCCCGCTCCAGTTGGCCGCCATGTACACCGCCTTCCTGCGCGACGGCGACGTGGTGCGGCCGCGGCTGGTCCTGGACGAACCGGCCTCGGCGAGGGAGCAAGGGGGCGCGGCCGCGGCCCAGGCCGGGGACGCCGCCCAGGGCGCGCCGGCCGTCTGGAAGGAGGGGGCGATCCGTCCGGAGACGGCCCGGGTGATCCGCGAGGCCCTGCGCCGCGTGGTGGCGGACCCCACGGGGACGGCCCATGCGCTGGCCGCCACCCGCGGCTGGACGGTCGCGGGCAAGACGGGTACCGCGCAGGTGGGAAGCGGGGAACGGGCGCCGCGCTGGCGCTGGTTCGCCGGCTGGGCGACCCCCGCCGGGTCCGACCGGGTCCGCTTCCTGATGGTCTTCGCCGTCCGCCAGGAGGGAGCCGCCGAGGAGGGCACGCCCAACCCGGCGGTGACGCGGGCGCGGGCCTTCCTCGAAGCGGTGCCGGCCACGGCTCGCGACCCGTCGGACCGAGTCACCGTTCGGTAG